In Erigeron canadensis isolate Cc75 chromosome 8, C_canadensis_v1, whole genome shotgun sequence, the DNA window TCATACCTCTGAACACCCTGTTGTCTCTGTAAAAACAGCCAAAAACATACTAAATAAGTAAAAGGAGACAACTTGGAAGCGATAACGAAAAGCTACGGCGAAGAAACGACGAAAACGGGCAAACAAAACAGATCTCGTGCCACTAGTGCCCTAGCTAGCGCCGCTAGTCTgttcgaaatttttttttttatataataaggAAAAGGAGACTTACCTGGACGACTCGCGCCGCTAGTGCCCTTGAATGAACTTTTTGACCCAAATCTTTACATCTCGCGCCGCTAGCTCCATCCCTCGTTCCGCGAGGTGGCTTAATCCGTCCAGTCGCGCCGCTAGATCCTAGTCTCGCGCCACGAGCTCCTTGTTTTGGCCCAGTAGCGCCGCGACCAACCTGCCCCGCGCCACGAGTTCTTCAGGCCAAGACTTCTGACTTCGAACCCCTTTAACTCGCGTCACGACCTCCTTGCCTCGCGCCACGAGCTCCTCTTTTGGGACCCAGTAGCGCCGCTAGGAACCCTCCTCGCGCCACGAGGTTCTGTTATTTGACAGATTTTTGACCTTTTGACACATGTTACATGCCGGTTCATCCGAAAACATTTGTCACCTGTAAATCTCAACGGAAACATTAAAATAGAACAAAACtacataaagaaaataaacaaaaaattataaaacacacgggttgcctcccgagaagcgctttaTTTATTAACGAGTCATTAGCTTGACTCGATCAAACTTCATTCTTTAAACGAAAAGTGGGAGCTCCTCGATCAAGGCTCCCTCCCTAACTTCTTCCTCATGGTAGAGTTTCAATCGGTGTCCATTAACAATGAACGAACTTCCATTTTCTCGATATAATTCCACATATCCTGAGGGATATACATGCTTGATAACAAATGGGCCATTCCACCTAGATGTGAGCTTAGGTTGGTGGATTTTGAACTTCGAGAGAAACAACAACACCTTATCTCCTGCCTTGAAATCTTTTCTCTTGAGCTTCCTATCGTGCCAAACTTTTGTTCTCTCTTTGTACAACAACGAATTGTCGTAGGCACTATGTCTAAGCTCGTCTAACTCATGGAGTTGTAACATCCTATTTTCACCAGCTTCAATCAAGTCCATGTTGCATTGCTTTAAGGCCCAATAAGCCTTGTACTCAATTTCTACCGGCAAATGGCAAGTCTTGCTATAAAGAAGTCGGTATGGTGTGGTGCCGAGAGGAGTCTTGAAAGCGGTTCGAAATGCCCATAGGGCATCATCTAACTTCTTTGACCATGATTTAGGGTTTCCATCAACGGTCTTCTCCAATATTCTCTTTAAAGCACGATTCGTGTTCTCAACTTGCCCACTAGTTTGCGGGTGATATGAAGTTGAGAACCGATGTGTGACCCCATATCTCTTCAAAACTTTCTCCAATTGGTGGTTGGCGAAATGAGTGCCCCGGTCACTTATCAAAGCTCTTGGCATACCGAATCGGCTAAACAAAGCCTTCAAGAAATCAATCACAACCTTGCCATCATTGGTAGGTAAGACTTTTGCTTCAGCCCACTTCGAGACATAATCAACCGCAACGAAAATATAGAGACACTTGTTGGATGGCGGAAACGGACCCATGAAGTCAATACCCCACACATCGAAAACTTCACAAACTTGAATGGATTGTTGGGGCATTTCATCCCTCTTTGTGATAGTTCCTTGCCTTTGACATGCATCACATGTCTCCACTAGCATTTGAGCCTCCTTGAAGATGGTAGGCCAATAGAAGCCCGCATCAAACACTTTCTTTCCCGTCACCGATGGCCCATAACATCCACCGGTAGGACCATAGTGGCATTCATCCAAAATTCTTCTAGTCTCGCCACCCCACACGCATCTTCTTATCATACCATCCGCACACACTTTGAACAAATAAGGATCttcccaaaaataatgcttaatTTCGGAGAAAAATTTCTTTCTTTGTTGAGAAGTCCATCCTTTGGGCAAAATTCCTGCACACAAatagttagcaatatcggcaTACCATGGTGCTTCTCCATCCTccacctgcatcaaaaactcaTCGGGAAAAGAATCATTAATTTCATGCTCCTTCAACTCCTCAaggtgagggttttcgagcctactcaaGTGGTCGGCGGCACATTTTCAGCCCCACTTTTGTCTTTGatttcaatatcaaattcttgcaaaagcaagacccaactaAGCAAGCGGGGTTTGGCATCTTGCTTGTTGAACAAATACTTCAAGGCCGAATGATCGGTGAACACAATGGTCTTATTCAAAACCAAGTAAGGTCTAAACTTATCAAAGGCATAAACCACCGCCAACAACTCCTCGGTTACGGTGTAGTTTTGTTCGGCggggtttagggttttgctaGCAAAGTAGATTGGACGAAAGTGCTTCTCATCCCTTTGGCCAAGAACGGCCCCCAAAGCATAATCACTAGCATCGCACATAAGTTCAAAGGGTAAATACCAATTCGGTGAAGTCATTATCGGAGCATTtgtcaatttgtctttcaaaagaGAAAAAGCATTTAGACATTCATCATTAAACTCAAAATCAACGTCTTTTTCCAATAATCTAGTCATAGGCCgtgtgatttttgaaaaatctttgaTGAACCGCCGGTAAAACCCGACATGACCTAGAAAACTTCTTACCGACTTCACATTGGTGGGTGGAGGCAATTTAGTCATGACATCAATTTTGGCCTTGTCAACCTCAAGTCCCGCCCTTGACACCTTGTGACCCAAAACTATATCCTCTTTGaccataaaatgacatttttcccaattaagcACCAAGTGTGCTTTCTCACATCTAGCAAGCATTTTGTCCAAATTAGccaaacaactatcaaatgAGTTACCAAATAccgaaaaatcatccatgaaaacttccatggaggtttcaATCATATCTTGAAAAATTGCCAACATGCATCTTTGAAAAGTATCCAGTGCATTACATAAACCAAAAGGCATGCGGCTATAAGCATATGTTCTAAAAGGGCAAGTGAAAGTTGTTTTCTCTTGATCATTAGgatcaatgggtatttggaagtacccgaAAAAACcatctaaaaaacaaaagaattcaTTACCCGCCAACCTTTCAAGCATTTGATCCATGAATGGTAAAGGAAAATGGTCCTTTTTGGTGGCCTCATTCAATTTTCGGTAATCAATACAAACTCTCCAACCGGTGACCGTCCTAGTTGGGACcaattcatttttttcattcGTGCTACGGTCATCCCTCCCTTCTTTCGTACACAATGTACCGGGCTAACCCATGGACTATCCGATATTGGAAAAATTATACCCGCATCAAGTAGCTTAACAATCTCCCTTTTTACAACATCCTTCATGTTAGGATTAAGCCTTATTTGTCTTTGAATTACCGGTTTCACATTTtcaattaaattgattttgtgtttGCAAAAATCGGGGCTTATCCCGGGTATATCGGATGTCTTccaagcaaaggcctttttatgggcctttaGAATGGACATGAGTCTAGCCTTCTCCTCACCCAAAAGTGATGAGGAGATAACAACAGGATGTAGAGATGTACCTTCCAAGAATGCATACTCCAAGTGATCGGGTAATGGCTTTAGTTCTAAATCCGTTGGAGGATTGTCAATGGAAGTGGTAACTTGCCACTTGGAATTATCTCAATTTCTTCAAATCCGTCATCTTCCAATGGAGTGTCATCCATGCTTAGTGCCAAAACCTCTTCAATCTCTTCGACTTGGTCACTAGTGACATCTCCTTCTCCAATGCTTGCCATTCTTTCATTGCTTTCTTCACCATCAACTCCTACAAGCTCCAATCTTTCCAACTCGACCGCATCATCTATAACATCAATTCTAAAACAAGTGTCATCGGAAGAATAAGAATGTTTCAAagctttttcaattttaaacacAATACGGTCCTCCCCGACACCCAAGGAAATTTCCTTGTCTTTTACCCgaatgatagcatccgcggtgtaTAAAAATGGTTGGCCCAAAATGAGAGGCACCTTGGTGTCCTCCTCCATTTccaaaattacaaaatcaactaaaaagACAAATTGGCCTACTTGCACTTGCAAGTTTTCGGCCACCCCCAATGGGTATTGAAAAGAGTGATCCACAAGGCGGATGCTCATTTTGGTAGGCCTTAGTCACCCCAAAGAAAGCTTGGTAAAAACGGAATAGGGCATCAAATTGATGCTTGCCCCAAGGTCGGCTAAAGCTTTACAAGTTAATTTTCTACCAAATGAACAAGCAATTAAGAAACTCCTTGGATCCGAAAGTTTGGGTGGAAGCTTGTTTTTGACAACCACCGAGCATTCTTCATTTAAAAAGGTTGTCTTTGCTTCATCAAGTTTCTTCTTGTCCGTCACTAGTTCTTTGATGAACTTGGCATAATTGGGCATGCCCGAAATAAGATCCACCAATGGCACATTGATTGTGACCGACTTGATCATGTCAAAGAACTTGTTGTATTGTTCTTgaatcttctccttcctcaaCCGTTGAGGAAAAGGGATCTTTGGCTTATATGGCTTGACTTCGAGTTCCTTGATTGGTGTGGCCTTAGGAACCGAAGTAGTCACCACCGGCGATGACTCCATTTCCACCTCTTCATCAAATTGCTCAACCTGTGGAGAAACATTAAAAACACGAGATTTATCAATGGGAGAAGAAACTACTCTCCTGGACCGTGTAGATATGGCATTTACAGTCTCTTTCCAGTGTTGGGGTCCTTTGTACTTGTCAGCTCCATTTCTCCATGAACCTCCTTGGCCTTGATTCGGGttttgttgggtattacttGGAAGAGTACCCGGTTGCCTTTGATTGTTGCCCATCCTATCGATTCTCTTTTCCAAATTGGATATCAAGGCGTGATTGTTGCGATTGCTCTCATCTATTTTGCCGTGCAAGCCTTCAATCTTATCATTCAAAAGCTTTGAATAGTTCTCCATTGAAGCATTTCGCTTCTCTTGAGCCTCCTCCCTCTTTTCTTGCTTATCTAAGAACTTGGCCATCATGGCCATGAGAGGTGATCCTTCCTCCCCATTGTCATCCTTCTTTGggggtgatggtggtggttgttgttgAGGTGTACCATGATTATCCTCCTTTTGCCACCTATTTTGAAAATTTCCACCACGATTGTTAGAATAGAAATTAGAAGAGTTTGAAGAATTACCTTGGTGACGGCCTTGATAGTTGCTACCACGTTGGAAAAGTGGTTGATATTGCCCCGAACGTTGGTTTGAAACGAAGTTGACATCTTCTTGAACCATAGAGTCACATTCATCGGCATGGTGTGGTCCTCCACAATGAATACATCCCCCGGCCATTATCTTTACATCTCGTTTTAGTCCTCCAAAATTGTTCTCCACCATAGAGAACTTTTCATCCATTCGGTTTGAAAGTTTCCGAATTTCAGCAACTACCTCGGATGTTTCACCTCCATCTACCCGAGCTACCACTTTTCTTGACCTCCTATCTCTACTCGGGGACCTAGTAACTTGAGCTTTTGCCATATCCTCAAACATTTTCCAAAGCTCACTTGAAGTCTTATAAGTAATACTACCCCCACAAGTCATGACCATTTTCTCATAATTCTCCCTATTCATACCATCCATGAATATACCCACAATCTCGGTATCACTCACCCCATGCCCGAGACATTCCCATAAAAGATCCTTCATTCTTAGCCAAGCCTCAACAATGGATTCATCCTCATCTTGCCTAAAAGAACAAATAACAAGTCTAAGCTCTCTTTCCCTATTAGCCGGAAAGAACCTTTCAATCAAAGCTTCTCTAACCGCCCCCCAAGTAGTCAAACTATTCGGTGCTAGCCCCTTTAACCATTTATGAGCCTCACCCGTGAGAGACATAGGAAAAAGCTTCATCTTGACATTGTTGCTTTGATTTTCCCCATAGTTGAATAAATTACAAATCATCTCATACTTGTCGAGATGCTCATGAGGATCCCTTTTGTTTCTCCCATCAAAACACAAATCCTTAACCATTTGCAAATGGTTTCCTTTTACCGTGAAAGTGTCAATTTCGGGAGAAAGGATGGCCGATTGGCGAGAAGTTGGTATAGTTCGAGGAAGGTCCTCGATTCTAGTGTGAAAAAGATCGGGTGGATTATTTTGTTGTCCGGCCATGTTGATGTCCGGCTTCGGTGATTCGGGTGGAGTAGGTGTTTTATCGGAAGTTGGTTCTTCTTTTTCGGAATAGTAACCCCACTCGGTACTTCCCGACTCGTAATAAGTCTCGTGAAGTATATGGTCGGGTTTGGGTCTAGGAGTGGTGTCTATGTAAATGGGTGCAGATGATGACGGTTGTGATGTTTGTGGCTTGGTGCGCTTTTTGAGTTTGTCAGGGTTAGATGTGGCCTTCATTAACGGTTTCCTAGAAGCTCGAGTGCTCATCCACTACCTGAAAATAATCTGCGAACACAACACAACAAACGAAAACCTTAATAGCACCTGAGGTACAATGAagcaaactaaaaataaaacaaagcaaGTAACTTTCCCGTGTTAAGCACGCAAAAGGGTCAATTCACAGAATCTCAACCACAAGTACGTAAAAtcagtccccggcagcggcgccaaaaacttgatgtgtgaaattgAGTTTAATAATTCATAACAAGATCTACAGCTTACTgactaccacacacttacgggcagtgtacccgttcgtatgtaatatagttaattggtaagaccgggatcgaacacaaggactgaatgttgtacttaaggttgtaaaaatgtaaatcaagagaaagtttggtttgtgaccgaattgtcactttgcgtttAGAAAAGTTAGTTTGcggaaattaaaacaaattagtaATTCTGAAGAATTAATTGAAAATGGTTTTAgtgtaaacaataattaaaaagtcatctatgtcgaatccgctCCACAAAAAGTCtaggttgcatatggtttaagctcaaaattcaataatgttggtgataataatcgtgacaagtcAAAAACACAAACGGGTGCACTACGTTTGTAAAATCAACTCAATCATCTAATCAACTCAATttcttgcaacaagtggtaccaccaaccctaTTGCAATTCCTTGAACTAACAAGTTcgtttgattatttaaataacaattttatctttgtgaaagaaacgtggtaccaccaaccgttaaatccacttaacaaagtaatttctattaaacttgtattctttactatcatatcatgacctagcaaaagttatttatagacaaacaactaaaataatacttgcattcaactagtaccactatcgAAGAACACAAATACTaccaagaacacaaatttaagtagaagaaatcacttcattaagatcttgacaaaatgttaagtaaaaccaacttgaattcaaaatactatgcaaccataactaattgtttcacttcatcttcatagatgtataaagatttagctactcataatgttaaaagttaaagatTGAAATAAGaaggaagacataatgtaccaaatATGAAGTAATAATCCAAATCGAGGTTACAATCTAGCTACAATCACTAAACAAGAGCCAAATTCAATCTTTAAATCTTCCAATGATGTTGGAGTGATGAAAACCCTTAGAAAACCTTGAAAAACGGCCGAAGTATAAGTGTGTGAGCTAAAGTGTCCAAGACTAGGGTTTGGGTGGAatggtggatggtatttataccccaagagagagaaaatggtgatgtcagCTCGATCTCGCGCCGCTAGAACCCTTCCTCGCGCCGCTAGGAGCATTTTTAAGCAATTCTGATCAACGAACATTGAAACTCGTGGCGCTAGGACTGAATCTCGTGGCGCTACTGGACTTGGTGCAGCAACTCGTGCCGCTAGCCAACCAGCTAGCGCCACTACTAGACTTGGTTCAGCAACTCGTGCCGCTAGTTTGGCCTGGAGTCGGCTTTTCAGCTTCATTTTTCATCAACACTCATCCGTTAGTGCTTATGGACCCTTTTTTAGTCGTTTTCTACCATTTGTGAGCGATAAACTTGCTTTAGACCTGAAATcactagcaaataccataacGGCTATCAACGTGTCTAAAACGTCCAAATTGTATGAGGAAAACACGTATAAATTGAGACATAtcagtatatataaagattaagattaagattaagataagattaagatattatttataaataattagatacttaaaaatataataatttataactaatGTGATAGTTATCTttagttaaatttataataattataagtaaTGTAATAGTTATCTTTGTTTAGATATACTTAGATTAAATGGTTGGCATTGacatatatgtttaaatatatatcttgtattataaaaaaaaaaaagttaagaaaagtcaaaatttagaatttagaaaaatcgaaagatatgattgattaataaattATGAGAGCAACtgtattttagtataataaaagattcaAACATATGCTGTACTACTGGTATTCAATTAAGAAAGTACATTTTGGTTTGGAGTATGATGGGCCAAATATATATGATGCGGTGCTGGCCTAATTTATGTTGCAGTTTTATATTGCAAACTGGGCCAGTCAATTAAATATCAATTTTAATCTATTCGTCCTATTGTACTATGCTATGCTACTGGtactattttttatatagtCGCTGCgaaattaaaagaagaaaaaacaaaccTTGAAGTATATTCAGGATAAGGAATTGAAACAAGACTATTATTGTAAGGCTTGTAACTGTTTTAAGTGGTTTGTAGTTTTGCACTTGATTTCATTGAAGAGACCCATCGTCCAATAAATTGTGAGTTTTAGGTGTACTTTTGTAAATTACATAATTCCTTATGCATACAATTAATATAATGTGTCTATATGTTGCTATAATATGTTAATTAAGAGTTTGTGATTAGGAGAAACTAAATAATTTAGTGAAACTCAATGGCTAAATTTAAGCATTTGGATCAAAAGCAATCAACGATATATgttaaaagggaaaaaaaaaacacagaggGGTAGTATTGTAAATTTGTGCATTATCTCACAAAGGGGTAGTATTGTAAATTTGCACATTATCAAAAACCAATCAACGATATATGTCAAAAgcaatcatatatgattttacatataaatttaaaatcaattttgattttatgtatacagtgtgaaaaacttatacaaaattataaatgattttacgcatacatttacaaaatcatataatattttgtgtgcacattgagtcaaaccaaatggcttccttaaaaagaaattcattcaaaatcatttttgattttactcataaagtctgaaaacctattcaaaatcaacaatattcaaaattaaaaatgattttacgcatacattggggaaaagcTACAATGTAAAATCCCtgcaaaatctaaaccctaaaatgctaaagcctacaagaGGGGaacggatgtatacggtacgcttaagggtttagggtttgaagtcgtaggcggctaaccctacaacttcaaaccctaaaccctaagctacaatgtAAAAACCCtgcaaaatctaaaccctaaaatcaaTGCAAaactatttttgattttatgcatatattttagaaaaatggcATTCTGAAACCCTAAACTATAAACCATTGggggctaaaagctaatccgaGGGGTAAGTGTGATCATGGGGGCCTGCAGCCCgtgctttagtttagggtttgaagccgtagggttagcttaaactaaactaaaacttaattgctaatcaaagttgatttcacgtgtataatgttaaaaacccaatataaaatcatttttgattttatgcatacattttataaaagttgcattctaaaaccctaaacacTAAACCCTTGGGATCTAAAATCTAATCCGAGGGGGAGGTATGATCACGGGGGCCTTCAcactgtatgcttaaaatcatttttgattttaaatgggtttcttggtatgtaactcattttgttttgtttcaatgtgctatacaaaatcataatgattttgtatagcttttccctaatgtatgcgtaaaatcttttttgattttcaataggttttcagactttatgagtaaaatcaaaaaggatttgaaataaatttctatttaaggaagccatttggtttgactcaatgtgctacacaaaatcatatatgattttgtatatattcttaacaatgtatgcgtaaaatcatataagatattgtataagttttttaacactgtatgcataaaatcaaaattgattttaaataggtttatttgtatataacCCATTTGTCTTGTCTCA includes these proteins:
- the LOC122610691 gene encoding uncharacterized protein LOC122610691 produces the protein MKATSNPDKLKKRTKPQTSQPSSSAPIYIDTTPRPKPDHILHETYYESGSTEWGYYSEKEEPTSDKTPTPPESPKPDINMAGQQNNPPDLFHTRIEDLPRTIPTSRQSAILSPEIDTFTVKGNHLQMVKDLCFDGRNKRDPHEHLDKYEMICNLFNYGENQSNNVKMKLFPMSLTGEAHKWLKGLAPNSLTTWGAVREALIERFFPANRERELRLVICSFRQDEDESIVEAWLRMKDLLWECLGHGVSDTEIVGIFMDGMNRENYEKMVMTCGGSITYKTSSELWKMFEDMAKAQVTRSPSRDRRSRKVVARVDGGETSEVVAEIRKLSNRMDEKFSMVENNFGGLKRDVKIMAGGCIHCGGPHHADECDSMVQEDVNFVSNQRSGQYQPLFQRGSNYQGRHQGNSSNSSNFYSNNRGGNFQNRWQKEDNHGTPQQQPPPSPPKKDDNGEEGSPLMAMMAKFLDKQEKREEAQEKRNASMENYSKLLNDKIEGLHGKIDESNRNNHALISNLEKRIDRMGNNQRQPGTLPSNTQQNPNQGQGGSWRNGADKYKGPQHWKETVNAISTRSRRVVSSPIDKSRVFNVSPQVEQFDEEVEMESSPVVTTSVPKATPIKELEVKPYKPKIPFPQRLRKEKIQEQYNKFFDMIKSVTINVPLVDLISGMPNYAKFIKELVTDKKKLDEAKTTFLNEECSVVVKNKLPPKLSDPRSFLIACSFGRKLTCKALADLGASINLMPYSVFTKLSLG